A region of the Nocardia nova SH22a genome:
CAGTTCCAGCTGCGTGTGATCACAGCCCAGCGACAGCGCCAGGTTCTCCATGCCGAACAGGAAGCCCAGCATGGCGGCCACCTGCGGCGGACCGGACTCTTCGGCGGCGAAGGCGGTGGGCAGCAGGGTGCAGTAGTGCGCGTAACCGGCGGTCACGAACCGTTCGCACCAGGGCGGCAGGCCCGCTTCGGTGGACCGGAAATAGTTGAGCAGCAACCGGATACGCCGCAGCACGACCGGTGCGTCGTCCACCGTGCGTTCGGCGGCGAGCAGTTCCACCGCGCGGGTGCCCAGCTCGTCGGCGAGCCGGACCGAGCCCAGATACACCAGCGCGTCCTCGACCGCGGCCAGTGCCACGGCGGCGGTCGCGTCGGGTGCGGCGACCGCGGCCCGCAACCGCTGCTCGAGCACCTGTTCCACGGACACGCCCTCGTAGCCGAGTTCCACCAGCGAGCGCTGATGCCTGCCGAGCGCGATATCCCAGCTCTCCTGGATCGAGGTCTCGCCCAGTCCACGCGAGCCCATGATCGGCCGCAGCGCGTCCTGCGGCAGCAGCCTGCGCAGCAGCCACAGCAGATCGGAGCACGGCCGCAGCTCCGGATTCGCCTTCAGATCCAGCAGGGCGCGTTGCAGTGTCCGCTTGGACAGATCCAGTTCCAGTGGCGCCAGCCGGTCGAGCACATCGCGGGCCAGCGGTGGCAGCGCCTCGTAGCCGACCTGGCCGATCCGGTCGCCACCGAGCAGGATCTCGCACAGTCGCCGCACATCGCGCCGCCCCGGCACCCGATCCTTCTCGATGCACGTGACGGCCGCGTCCTGGAAGTCGTAGGGCGTCGGTCGGGCGCGATTGCGCAACCCCGCCAGCAGGATCGAGGTCTCGAAGACGGCGATGGCGTCGGCGGTGCTCGCCAGATACCCGTTGCGCCGGGCGAGCCGGACGATATCCACCGCCCATTCCAGCAGTTCGGCCTCGTCCAGCGGATCCAGGACCGGCGGCCGGGACAGGAATCCCGAAAGCCGGTCGGACACATCGGTTTCCGGCGTCACCGGCAGCAGCGGCTTCTTCGCGCGCTTCTTCGTCCCCTGCTGGCCCGCCAGCTGGAACGACTGCAATTTGCCGCGCCGCAGTCCCTTCGCCCAGGTAGCCGCCGCGATCGACACCGCGCCACCGGCCAGCCCGAACTGTGCTTCGATGGCGGAATGGCTGGAGGGGATCAGCCCGTAGTGCCAGGTGGTGGCCGAACGCGGTGAGATCTCGAACGTGACCTGCGAGTCCACCCCGAATTCCTCGACGGGGGTGGCCGCATGGGCGGCACCGCACACGTACAGCGCCTGCGCCGGATCGATTCCGCCCGCGGTGAGATGTTCCCGCATGCGGGTCCACATGTACCGTTCGCGGTCCTCGTCCTCGACGGTACTGCCGCGTCGTAGCCGCCGGAACAGGCTGCCGATCATCACCATGACCTGGCGGTAGGTGTCGTAGTCGGCGTCGGCGAGGGGCTGTTCGACGTACTGGTCCCACCACTCCGACCAGTGCCGGACCTTGCCGTGATGCAGCAGATGTTCTTCCAGTTCGGCGAAACGTGGTCGCAGATCACCGATTTCGAGTCCGACGGCGCCACCGTGCAGGCCGTCGTCGTCGGACTGCTCGTCGTCGGGCGCCTGCGGTTCCTTCGTCTCGGGCGCCCATTGGAAGACGTGGTCGGTGGACCGATCCACCAGCACCAGTTCCACACCCGGAGTATCGAGTGCGTAGGCGATGGCCTGGTACTCGGCCGACGATTCGGTGATCGGCGCGACCACCGACAGTGGCGCCCATTCCGCGGGGAAGTCCTCGACCCGGGTGGCGAAGGCCTGCAACGCGATCGGCAGGCGGCAGTTGCGCAGCTCGTCCAGCAGCGGGCGCATATCCTCGCACAGCTCCAGATAGATGACGCGCGGCTGTTTCTCGCGCAGCCGTCGCACCATCGCCAGTCCGGAGGCGGGGGAGTGGTGACAGACCGGGAAGATCTCCAGCCGCTCCGACAGCGCCCGGTCGACATCGTCGACGATGCCCGCCAGGATGTCACCCGCCGCCCCGGGCGCACCGGCGAACGCGACGGCCGCGTCCGCCAGCTGATCCCGAAGCGCGGCAAAGGTATTCGGTGCGATCACGCTCACGACAACCTCGCGATCGCCGCCCGGCCACCCTCCAGGAATTCACCCCAGGCGGGCTCGCCCTTCTTGTCCTTGGTGCGCGGCTCGACCACGCCGTGCAGGTACTTGTTCAGAATGGCCAGGTCCTCGGGTGTGCGGCGGGCCAGCGATCCGACCAGCGAACCCGCCAGGGTCTCGGCGCGCAGCTCCTTCGCACCGAAGAACTGACTGTGCAGGATGGCGTCCTCGAGGACGCCGATCTGCTCGGCGGTGGACAGCGCCGACTCGAGCTTGTCGTCGTCGCTGCCGGCGGCGGCCGCCGCGGCTCGCAGATCGGCGAAGCTCTCCAGCAGGATGTCCAGCAGCGTCGGCGGCAGTTCCAGTTCGATGGAGTGGCGGCGCAGCAGTTCCGCGGTGCGGAAGCGCACGATCTCCGCCTCGCTCTTCTTGTTGGACACCACCGGGATCCGCACGAAGTTGAAGCGCCGCTTGAGCGCCGAGGACAGATCGTTCACACCGCGGTCACGGCTGTTGGCGGTGGCGATGATGGAGAAACCCGGCTGCGCGAACACCACATTGTCGTCGTCGAGTTCGGGAATCGAGACGTACTTCTCCGACAGGATGGAGATCAGCGCGTCCTGCACGTCACTGGTGGAGCGGGTGAGCTCCTCGAAGCGGCCGATCACGCCCTGCTCCATCGCCGTCATGATCGGCGACGGGATCATCGACTCCCGCGACTGGCCCTTGGCGATGACCATGGAGATGTTCCACGAGTACTTGATGTGGTCCTCGGTGGTGCCCGCGGTGCCCTGCACCACGAGTGTGGAATTGCGGCTGATGGCCGCCGACAGCAGTTCGGCCAGCCAGCTCTTACCGGTACCCGGATCGCCGATCAGTAGCAGCCCGCGGTCGGAGGCCAGCGTGACGATGCTGCGCTCGACGAAACTGCGGTCACCGAACCATTTCTGCTCCACCTCGCGGTCGAGTCCGTCGGCGCGTTCGGAGCCGAGGATGAACAGCCGCACCATCTTCGGGCTCAGCCGCCACGCGAACGGCTTGGGGCCGTCGTCGATCGACTCCAGCCAGTCCAGCTCCTCGGCGTACTTGACCTCGGCGGGTGCGCGCAAAACGTCGTTCATGATGAGGGGTCTCCTAGTCGAGAAAGTTCTTGAGCTCGCCCACGAGCTTCTGGATGCGTCCGGAAATCACCGGGGTGCCGAGGTTCTTGAAGCGTTCCCGGAACCAGGGATTGACACTCTGATGGCCGGAGCTGTTCACCGAGCCGACCGGGATGAGTTTCACCCCGGAGCGGTGGACCGCCTCCATGGATTCGAACAGCGGCTGTGATCGATCGAACTCGTAGAAGTCCGAAATCCACACCAGCACGGTATTTTTCGGATCGGTGATCTTGGGTTGCGCCATCGCCATGGCGACCGGGCCGTCGTTGCCGCCACCGAGATTGGTGCGCAGCAGGACCTCGAACGGATCGTGCACCCACGGGGTGAGATCCAGGGCGCGGGTGTCGTAGGCGATCAGATGCACATCCACCTTGGGCAGGCCCGCGAAGATGGACGCCAGAATGGTGCAGTTGACCATGGAATCGACCATGGACCCGGACTGATCCACCACCACGATCATGCGGGCGGGCACGGTGCGTTTGGCGGTCCGGTGGTAATAGAGCCGGTCGACGTAGAGGCGCTCGTCCTCGGGATTCCAGTTCGGCAGGTTCTTCCAGATCGTGCGGTCCACATCCAGATTGCGCAGGATGCGTTTGGGCGCGACCGTGCGGTCGACGGTGCCCGCGCTGGTCTGCTGCACCTGGGTGCGCAGCACCTCGGCGACCTCGTCGACGTAGCGGCGGATCAGGCGCTTGGCATTCGCCAGCGCCACCCCGGACAGATTGTGCTTGTCCCGCAACAACTGTTCGATGAGCGACATGCTCGGGGTGAGCTGGGCGGCCAGGTGTGGATCGGCCAGCACCTCGCGCAGTCGCATCCGCGACACCAGATCGCCTTCCAGTCCGGCGAGCACACCCTGTACGGCACCGGCCTGTTCCTCGCCCAGGCAGCGCCGCAGCCAACCGGCGTCGGACTGCCAGCCCGCCAGCTGCGTGGCGCTGACCTGACCGGACCCGGTGGCGAACACATTGAGCAGCAGCTTGGAAACCAGTGCGGCGGTGCGCACATCGGCCGCGCCGATCGGAAGATGCGAGGCATCCGCATCCTCCGGCGACACGACCTCTGCCGCCGGGTTCGCGGTGTCGACTGCGCCGCCCGCGGAGCCGTCGGTCCGGGCAGTGTCCTGGTTCCCGGCGAAGTCCAGACTCTCGAACTCCGCCTTCATCTCCGGATAGCGTTGCGCCACAGTGTCGATGGAGACGCCGGGATCGAGCACGGCCAGCGGCAGATCCAGATCCTCGACGATATGGGCGCTCGCCTGTTCCAGCGTGGGCTGCTGATCCCCGGAGAAGACCCCGGCCAGCAGCCGCCAGTACAGGATCTGGCGTCGGGTCTCGTGATTGGGCTCATCTGCCAGCGGACCGCGACCCGCCGGTGAATCGTTTCGTGATGCAGTGGTCATTGGCGCAGCAACCGTCCCGCACGTTCGCGCAAAACAGCCACGGCGTTACCCGATTTCGCCTGTGCCTTGGCGACTTTCGGGTCCGTCGGCCCCAGTGCCCAATCACCGTTGTGCAAGGGCGTGAGCGTGTTCTTGACCTTGCGTTGCACGGCCAGCGGGCGTACCGACCAGCCGTCGGCATCCCAGCGGAGCAGACCGATCAAGGTGCTGGAGCCGGTCACCACGGCCGCGGTGAGCGGACCGGCGGCCGCAAGTGCGTCGAGTTCCACTCGGATCCGCTGATCGTCCAGTTCGAGCACGCCGTCGCGCACCCGGTATCCCTCCAGCAGAACGGGTTCCGCGATATGCACCGGATCGCGATCCAGCGGTGCGACGGCCGGAGCCTGCGTCTGGGGCAACTGCACGGTGGCGGTGACGAACGGGTCGGCGGTCTCTCCGGCCTTCGCCCGGTCGTCGTCCCACAGCAGATCGCCAGTCGCAGACAGCGGCATGTCGGTGAGTTCCAGGGCGCGTCGCTCGGCCAGCGCCGTGAGCAGTTGCTGATGCGCGCCGAGCAGTTGCCACA
Encoded here:
- a CDS encoding vWA domain-containing protein — protein: MTTASRNDSPAGRGPLADEPNHETRRQILYWRLLAGVFSGDQQPTLEQASAHIVEDLDLPLAVLDPGVSIDTVAQRYPEMKAEFESLDFAGNQDTARTDGSAGGAVDTANPAAEVVSPEDADASHLPIGAADVRTAALVSKLLLNVFATGSGQVSATQLAGWQSDAGWLRRCLGEEQAGAVQGVLAGLEGDLVSRMRLREVLADPHLAAQLTPSMSLIEQLLRDKHNLSGVALANAKRLIRRYVDEVAEVLRTQVQQTSAGTVDRTVAPKRILRNLDVDRTIWKNLPNWNPEDERLYVDRLYYHRTAKRTVPARMIVVVDQSGSMVDSMVNCTILASIFAGLPKVDVHLIAYDTRALDLTPWVHDPFEVLLRTNLGGGNDGPVAMAMAQPKITDPKNTVLVWISDFYEFDRSQPLFESMEAVHRSGVKLIPVGSVNSSGHQSVNPWFRERFKNLGTPVISGRIQKLVGELKNFLD
- a CDS encoding DUF5682 family protein, yielding MIAPNTFAALRDQLADAAVAFAGAPGAAGDILAGIVDDVDRALSERLEIFPVCHHSPASGLAMVRRLREKQPRVIYLELCEDMRPLLDELRNCRLPIALQAFATRVEDFPAEWAPLSVVAPITESSAEYQAIAYALDTPGVELVLVDRSTDHVFQWAPETKEPQAPDDEQSDDDGLHGGAVGLEIGDLRPRFAELEEHLLHHGKVRHWSEWWDQYVEQPLADADYDTYRQVMVMIGSLFRRLRRGSTVEDEDRERYMWTRMREHLTAGGIDPAQALYVCGAAHAATPVEEFGVDSQVTFEISPRSATTWHYGLIPSSHSAIEAQFGLAGGAVSIAAATWAKGLRRGKLQSFQLAGQQGTKKRAKKPLLPVTPETDVSDRLSGFLSRPPVLDPLDEAELLEWAVDIVRLARRNGYLASTADAIAVFETSILLAGLRNRARPTPYDFQDAAVTCIEKDRVPGRRDVRRLCEILLGGDRIGQVGYEALPPLARDVLDRLAPLELDLSKRTLQRALLDLKANPELRPCSDLLWLLRRLLPQDALRPIMGSRGLGETSIQESWDIALGRHQRSLVELGYEGVSVEQVLEQRLRAAVAAPDATAAVALAAVEDALVYLGSVRLADELGTRAVELLAAERTVDDAPVVLRRIRLLLNYFRSTEAGLPPWCERFVTAGYAHYCTLLPTAFAAEESGPPQVAAMLGFLFGMENLALSLGCDHTQLELAVRQSHPEAPAKVALLWAARFQLGLLTMAELRERCDAMLANPLVLPTVPQYVSGFVQAIDPAPALKPFVVELLSKAFGTLPDTVLLPWLPKLITTLKDQAGELIPGLVREAGRTFPGALPAVDAFVPPWSRGSDTATTPLAATPSGPVVGLLHAHPATCDALAWLLDIEGGWQATGPVGNSEVAGLLERFPATATALDAQLRAAAGT
- a CDS encoding ATP-binding protein; the protein is MNDVLRAPAEVKYAEELDWLESIDDGPKPFAWRLSPKMVRLFILGSERADGLDREVEQKWFGDRSFVERSIVTLASDRGLLLIGDPGTGKSWLAELLSAAISRNSTLVVQGTAGTTEDHIKYSWNISMVIAKGQSRESMIPSPIMTAMEQGVIGRFEELTRSTSDVQDALISILSEKYVSIPELDDDNVVFAQPGFSIIATANSRDRGVNDLSSALKRRFNFVRIPVVSNKKSEAEIVRFRTAELLRRHSIELELPPTLLDILLESFADLRAAAAAAGSDDDKLESALSTAEQIGVLEDAILHSQFFGAKELRAETLAGSLVGSLARRTPEDLAILNKYLHGVVEPRTKDKKGEPAWGEFLEGGRAAIARLS